From one Halosimplex rubrum genomic stretch:
- a CDS encoding ABC transporter ATP-binding protein → MPAIELDGVAKRFDDVTALRGVDMTVEDGDVFGFLGPNGAGKTTTIDILLDFVRPTAGSAEVLGMDAREDSEAIRERLGVLPEGYDLYDRLTGRHHIEFVGEAKRADPDPEAIAERVGLDREDLDRTVEGYSRGMAQRLALGMALVGEPDLLILDEPSSGLDPNGARLMRRIVREENERGATVFFSSHILGQVEAVCDRVAILQDGEVIAVDTVEGLREATDTGTRLVVSVAPDDIEAAADAARDVDAVEDAAVEGDDLVVTVDSDAKMTVLTAIEDAGVAVDDFETEEASLEDLFAAYTDAGADAAPAATAGGGSDADADGDDGDDADDADGGAEGEADGEDGGEDR, encoded by the coding sequence ATGCCAGCGATCGAACTCGACGGCGTGGCGAAACGCTTCGACGACGTCACCGCCTTGCGGGGGGTCGACATGACCGTCGAGGACGGGGACGTGTTCGGGTTTCTGGGGCCCAACGGCGCCGGCAAGACGACGACCATCGACATCCTCCTCGATTTCGTCCGGCCGACCGCCGGCTCGGCCGAAGTCCTCGGGATGGACGCCCGCGAGGACTCGGAAGCCATCCGGGAGCGACTGGGGGTGCTCCCGGAGGGCTATGACCTGTACGACCGGCTGACCGGCCGCCACCACATCGAGTTCGTCGGCGAGGCCAAGCGGGCCGACCCCGACCCGGAGGCCATCGCCGAGCGCGTCGGCCTCGACCGCGAGGACTTGGACCGGACAGTCGAGGGCTACTCCCGCGGGATGGCCCAGCGGCTCGCGCTGGGGATGGCCCTCGTCGGCGAACCGGACCTGCTTATCCTCGACGAGCCCTCCTCGGGACTCGACCCCAACGGCGCGCGCCTGATGCGCCGGATCGTCCGCGAGGAGAACGAGCGCGGCGCGACGGTCTTTTTCTCCAGTCACATCCTCGGACAGGTCGAAGCCGTCTGCGACCGCGTCGCAATCCTCCAGGACGGCGAGGTGATCGCCGTCGACACCGTCGAGGGGCTGCGCGAGGCGACCGACACCGGGACGCGCCTGGTCGTCAGCGTCGCCCCCGACGACATCGAGGCGGCCGCCGACGCCGCCCGCGACGTCGACGCCGTCGAGGACGCCGCCGTCGAGGGCGACGACCTGGTCGTGACCGTCGACAGCGACGCGAAGATGACCGTCCTCACCGCCATCGAGGACGCCGGGGTCGCGGTCGACGACTTCGAGACCGAGGAGGCGTCGCTGGAGGACCTGTTCGCCGCCTACACCGACGCGGGGGCCGACGCCGCCCCGGCGGCGACCGCGGGCGGCGGGAGCGATGCGGACGCCGACGGCGACGACGGCGACGACGCCGACGACGCCGACGGTGGTGCGGAGGGAGAGGCCGACGGCGAAGACGGAGGTGAGGACCGATGA
- a CDS encoding ABC transporter permease subunit, with protein MSADSGNESGGLDGALRDAFDWYPVAKKEFRDAIRSKGLWVLSFLFTALFVIPAARNWWTLRGAQQVPRRLQEFGLQTAISRPYLDIVTLLVPIVVIFAAYAAVSDERTSGSLKVLLSLPFSRRDVIVGKVVGRSAVVGVPLLAALGLTGLFFAVSPFTFKIGVFAWFVLFTVAFTLVFTAFVVSISGAMSTNLRSLAGAGIVYFYLSFGWNALANSIGDVLANYAGIEGALRWQIVLFVKLLSPTQAYKTLTNSMLGEGAGAATTARYGMFQQSQEAMSTICGGVLGGTPSVRQTMFGNQTVCEAGGSGVPFYFSDPAVFASFLVWIGLAAAISYYTFDRVDL; from the coding sequence ATGAGCGCGGATTCGGGGAACGAGAGCGGCGGTCTCGACGGCGCGCTCCGGGACGCGTTCGACTGGTACCCGGTCGCCAAAAAGGAGTTCCGCGACGCCATCCGGTCGAAGGGGCTGTGGGTTCTCTCCTTCCTGTTCACGGCGCTGTTCGTCATCCCGGCCGCGCGCAACTGGTGGACCCTGCGCGGTGCCCAGCAGGTGCCGCGCCGCCTGCAGGAGTTCGGTCTGCAGACGGCGATCTCCCGGCCGTACCTGGACATCGTCACGCTGCTGGTGCCCATCGTCGTCATCTTCGCGGCCTACGCGGCGGTCTCCGACGAGCGCACCAGCGGGTCGCTGAAGGTCCTCCTGTCGCTGCCGTTCTCCCGCCGCGACGTGATCGTCGGGAAAGTGGTCGGCCGGAGCGCCGTCGTCGGCGTCCCGCTGCTCGCCGCGCTCGGGCTGACGGGCCTGTTTTTCGCCGTCTCGCCGTTCACGTTCAAGATCGGCGTCTTCGCGTGGTTCGTCCTGTTCACGGTCGCGTTCACCCTGGTCTTCACCGCCTTCGTCGTCAGCATCTCCGGCGCGATGTCGACGAACCTCCGGTCGCTGGCCGGCGCCGGCATCGTCTACTTCTATCTCTCCTTCGGCTGGAACGCGCTCGCGAACTCGATCGGCGACGTGCTCGCCAACTACGCCGGAATCGAGGGCGCGCTGCGCTGGCAGATCGTCCTGTTCGTCAAACTGCTGAGCCCGACCCAGGCGTACAAGACGCTGACCAACTCGATGCTCGGCGAGGGCGCGGGCGCCGCGACGACCGCCCGCTACGGCATGTTCCAGCAGAGTCAGGAGGCCATGAGCACCATCTGCGGCGGCGTGCTCGGTGGGACCCCGTCGGTCCGCCAGACCATGTTCGGTAACCAGACCGTCTGCGAAGCGGGCGGCTCCGGCGTCCCGTTCTACTTCTCGGACCCCGCCGTCTTCGCGAGTTTCCTCGTCTGGATCGGCCTCGCCGCCGCGATCAGCTACTACACCTTCGACCGGGTGGACCTCTAA
- the ligA gene encoding NAD-dependent DNA ligase LigA, which produces MSDDAADPPADNPYLDEPPTDFDPVEALTEADAAVQAERLREAIRYHDHRYYVENDPAIDDRAYDALFSRLRDLEEKFDVRTEDSPTRRVGGAPRDELPDVEHVAPMRSIDQGGEAEAVREFDRRVRQGLESADWAGELEYYCEPKFDGLSVEVVYEDGVFQRAATRGDGQAGDDVTENVRTIPSVPQRLRGDHPDFLAVRGEVYMPKPAFQEYNRELVERGDDPFANPRNAAAGTLRQLDPSVTAERPLSVFFFDTLAGTEFDTRWEMHETLPEWGLRVCEKTDLKPDIEAAIDYRDARLDERDDLDYEIDGVVISVDDTDACEELGATSRAPRWAFAYKFPARSEHTTVRDVVVQVGRTGRLTPVALMDPVEVGGVTVSRASLHNPAEIERLGVGIGDEVRVRRAGDVIPEVAEVTDADGDGHFAFPETCPVCASPVERDGPMAFCSGGLGCRAQRERSVQHYASRKGLDIEGVGEERVQQLLDAGLVADVADLYELTVEDLTDLEGWGARSAENLIAELDEAREPPLADFLTAIGIPEVGETVAASLARYFGTFDAVRAAGEDDLQAVEDVGPTVAAEIRDFFDSEANRDVLDRLLAHVDPREAETETGDALDGLTFVFTGSLDGYTRGDAQDLVERAGGSATSSVSSNTDFLVLGSNPGQTKRDDAAEHGVETLDGVEAFESKLREYGVEVGA; this is translated from the coding sequence ATGAGCGACGACGCGGCCGACCCGCCCGCGGACAACCCCTATCTCGACGAGCCGCCGACCGACTTCGACCCGGTCGAGGCCCTGACCGAGGCCGACGCCGCGGTCCAGGCCGAGCGGCTCCGCGAGGCGATCCGCTACCACGACCACCGCTACTACGTCGAGAACGACCCCGCTATCGACGACCGCGCCTACGACGCTCTCTTTTCCCGACTGCGCGACCTCGAGGAGAAGTTCGACGTCCGCACCGAGGACAGCCCGACCCGGCGCGTCGGCGGTGCGCCCCGCGACGAACTCCCCGACGTGGAACACGTCGCGCCCATGCGCTCGATCGACCAGGGCGGCGAGGCCGAGGCAGTCCGGGAGTTCGACCGCCGCGTCCGGCAGGGGCTCGAATCGGCCGACTGGGCGGGCGAACTCGAGTACTACTGCGAGCCGAAGTTCGACGGCCTCTCCGTCGAGGTCGTCTACGAGGACGGCGTCTTCCAGCGGGCGGCCACCCGCGGCGACGGTCAGGCGGGCGACGACGTGACCGAGAACGTCCGCACCATCCCCAGCGTCCCCCAGCGCCTCCGGGGCGACCACCCCGACTTCCTCGCGGTTCGCGGCGAGGTGTACATGCCCAAGCCAGCGTTCCAGGAGTACAACCGCGAGCTCGTCGAACGGGGCGACGACCCCTTCGCCAACCCCCGCAACGCCGCCGCCGGGACGCTCCGGCAACTGGACCCGTCCGTGACGGCGGAGCGCCCGCTCTCCGTGTTCTTCTTCGACACCCTCGCCGGAACGGAGTTCGACACCCGCTGGGAGATGCACGAGACCCTTCCCGAGTGGGGGCTCCGCGTCTGCGAGAAGACCGACCTGAAACCGGACATCGAGGCCGCCATCGACTACCGCGACGCCCGGCTGGACGAACGCGACGATCTGGACTACGAGATCGACGGCGTCGTGATCTCCGTCGACGACACCGACGCCTGCGAGGAGCTGGGCGCCACCTCGCGAGCGCCCCGCTGGGCGTTCGCCTACAAGTTCCCCGCCCGCAGCGAGCACACGACGGTCCGGGACGTGGTCGTCCAGGTCGGCCGGACCGGCCGGCTCACCCCGGTGGCGCTGATGGACCCCGTCGAAGTCGGCGGCGTCACGGTCTCGCGGGCCTCCCTGCACAACCCCGCCGAGATCGAGCGCCTCGGCGTGGGGATCGGCGACGAGGTCCGCGTCCGCCGCGCGGGCGACGTGATCCCCGAGGTCGCCGAGGTCACCGACGCCGACGGCGACGGTCACTTCGCGTTCCCCGAGACCTGCCCGGTCTGCGCCAGCCCCGTCGAGCGCGACGGTCCGATGGCCTTCTGCTCGGGGGGGCTGGGCTGTCGCGCCCAGCGCGAGCGGTCGGTCCAGCACTACGCCTCCCGCAAGGGCCTCGACATCGAGGGGGTCGGCGAGGAGCGCGTCCAGCAACTGCTCGACGCCGGCCTCGTCGCCGACGTGGCAGACCTCTACGAGCTGACGGTCGAGGACCTGACCGACCTGGAGGGGTGGGGGGCGAGGAGCGCCGAGAACCTGATCGCCGAACTCGACGAGGCCCGCGAGCCGCCGCTCGCCGATTTCCTCACCGCCATCGGCATCCCCGAGGTCGGCGAGACCGTCGCCGCGTCGCTCGCCCGGTACTTCGGCACCTTCGACGCCGTCCGCGCGGCCGGCGAGGACGACCTCCAGGCCGTCGAGGACGTGGGGCCGACCGTCGCGGCGGAGATCCGCGACTTCTTCGACAGCGAGGCCAACCGCGACGTGCTCGACCGGTTGCTCGCCCACGTCGACCCCCGGGAAGCCGAGACGGAGACCGGTGACGCGCTCGACGGGCTCACCTTCGTCTTCACCGGGTCGCTCGACGGCTACACCCGCGGCGACGCCCAGGATCTGGTCGAGCGGGCCGGCGGCTCGGCGACGAGTTCGGTGTCGAGCAACACGGACTTCCTCGTCCTCGGGTCGAATCCGGGCCAGACCAAACGCGACGACGCCGCCGAACACGGGGTCGAGACACTGGACGGCGTCGAGGCGTTCGAGTCGAAACTGCGGGAGTACGGCGTCGAGGTGGGGGCCTGA
- a CDS encoding DUF7123 family protein, translated as MPTPAGRNGSIARPSLSETQARLLSYLCDRVDGTAYLKAKYVADDLDLSSKEVGINMGILADRTDDVTIEQWGRSSSTTWKVSAGE; from the coding sequence ATGCCCACGCCAGCCGGCCGGAACGGGTCGATCGCGAGGCCCTCGCTGTCCGAGACGCAGGCGCGACTCCTCTCGTACCTGTGCGACCGGGTCGACGGGACCGCCTACCTGAAGGCCAAGTACGTCGCCGACGACCTGGACCTCTCGTCGAAGGAGGTGGGGATCAACATGGGCATCCTCGCCGACCGCACCGACGACGTGACCATCGAGCAGTGGGGTCGCTCGTCGAGCACGACCTGGAAAGTGAGCGCCGGGGAGTGA
- a CDS encoding bacteriorhodopsin, giving the protein MIESSVVFWASAAVQAVALVVLLGWLREISASRRQYCYPVLVVLGVSLVATVLIALGVGTDIGGTSLDAPGIADDLIAYSVLWGITALLAGESRRMVGVFVVVPVVQVVAFNGGVILGGTAGIVGLFVMIVGQVLFAYLLLGRVWERAQRLPDRQRLLHWKARNLLLFLIGMLIAFTLLSVAQVFDEFVVSTVGAYMDLLIRVGFAGFLFANVDAIEVDDAGDELLDAVRPDAEPDRPGAARGD; this is encoded by the coding sequence ATGATTGAGTCGTCGGTCGTCTTCTGGGCCTCGGCCGCCGTGCAGGCCGTCGCGCTCGTCGTCCTGCTCGGTTGGCTCCGGGAGATCTCGGCGTCCCGGAGACAGTACTGTTATCCCGTCCTGGTCGTCCTCGGCGTCTCGCTGGTCGCGACGGTGCTGATCGCGCTCGGTGTCGGTACTGACATCGGCGGAACCAGTCTCGACGCGCCGGGGATAGCCGACGACCTGATCGCCTACTCCGTACTGTGGGGGATAACGGCCCTGCTCGCCGGCGAATCCCGCCGAATGGTCGGCGTCTTCGTCGTCGTCCCGGTGGTCCAGGTCGTCGCGTTCAACGGCGGAGTGATCCTCGGCGGCACCGCCGGGATCGTCGGCCTGTTCGTGATGATCGTCGGGCAAGTCCTGTTCGCGTACCTCCTGCTCGGCCGGGTCTGGGAGCGCGCTCAACGACTCCCCGACCGGCAGCGCCTCCTCCACTGGAAGGCGCGGAACCTCCTCCTCTTCCTGATCGGGATGCTCATCGCGTTCACCCTGCTCTCGGTCGCGCAGGTGTTCGACGAGTTCGTCGTCAGCACCGTGGGGGCGTACATGGACCTGCTGATCCGCGTCGGGTTCGCCGGCTTCCTGTTCGCCAACGTCGACGCGATCGAGGTCGACGACGCCGGCGACGAGCTGCTCGACGCCGTGCGACCGGATGCCGAACCCGACCGCCCGGGCGCCGCCCGCGGCGACTGA